From Penaeus monodon isolate SGIC_2016 chromosome 6, NSTDA_Pmon_1, whole genome shotgun sequence, the proteins below share one genomic window:
- the LOC119574516 gene encoding solute carrier family 22 member 20-like isoform X3 gives MTTDGDDFDALLSILGYGRWQVPGVVVTLLVASQIPAQLVGSPLLCGPVPFRCSRETPEVVTRLNSSTYFSNECFSPTSLPSDAITQPSNSTDLFLSNGTRPQRTGMESCPVIEYDTSIFTSTIISEFHLVCERESLQPLFQMMYTVGIIFGSLFGGYIGDKWGRRRAVQGGVVVYVAVVLAMAFVPSFVFVLVMRVMVGVTHQCMLIPVWSLALESTPTRHRSLVGMLLGLPYSLFVIVLAGVGYFVRTWKYLMLVCCAPALALLPLSFIMDESARWLIQQKRREEARKVLRKAVRQNKAKLPVPLETIIGNLDQVYDSEYLQRECVAEDNQSAARKALKEAWEYLRSPAMRTIILVTPILWFLQSCLYLAVAINANNFNSSNPFLYVCLSGAMDASAILLVTPLTTRLGRRVIVGAGLFVGGIFFLLDLLVPIDELCVWPRAVSNGGENSWLCFHQPHRWNGVYDSANHHLQAGPANLVGGACYLRLCRVTWEPHIAFVTGDEEPAYARHAEGRR, from the exons TGGCGTCGCAGATCCCCGCTCAGTTAGTAGGGTCTCCCCTTCTTTGTGGTCCAGTGCCGTTTCGATGTTCTCGTGAAACTCCTGAGGTAGTCACGAGGCTTAATAG CTCAACATACTTCAGCAACGAGTGCTTTTCTCCGACCAGCCTCCCGTCCGACGCCATAACGCAGCCGTCCAATAGCACTGACCTTTTTCTTTCTAATGGGACTCGGCCCCAGAGAACGGGCATGGAGTCGTGTCCAGTGATAGAATATGACACGTCTATATTTACGTCAACTATCATTTCCGAG TTTCACCTGGTGTGCGAGCGAGAGAGCCTGCAGCCGCTCTTCCAGATGATGTATACAGTCGGGATCATATTCGGCAGTCTCTTTGGAGGATATATTGGCGATAA ATGGGGTCGTCGCCGGGCCGTGCAGGGCGGGGTGGTCGTCTATGTGGCGGTCGTTCTCGCGATGGCCTTCGTGCCGTCGTTCGTCTTCGTGTTGGTCATGCGCGTGATGGTTGGCGTCACGCACCAGTGCATGCTGATTCCTGTCTGGAGCCTTG CCCTCGAATCGACCCCCACGCGCCACCGCAGCCTCGTCGGGATGCTCCTCGGCCTCCCATACTCGCTCTTCGTGATAGTGCTGGCGGGCGTCGGGTACTTCGTCCGGACGTGGAAGTACCTCATGCTGGTGTGTTGCGCCCCGGCCCTCGCTCTGCTGCCGCTCtcctt CATAATGGACGAGTCAGCGCGATGGCTAATTCAGCAAAAACGACGAGAAGAGGCCAGGAAGGTGCTGAGGAAAGCAGTGAGGCAGAACAAGGCTAAACTTCCCGTACCTCTAGAAACGATCATTGGGAATTTGGACCAG GTATACGACAGCGAATATTTGCAGCGTGAATGCGTTGCCGAAGACAACCAGTCTGCCGCGAGGAAGGCTCTCAAAGAGGCGTGGGAGTACCTGCGATCCCCCGCCATGAGGACCATCATTCTCGTTACGCCCATTCTTTGGTTTCTCCAGAGCTGCCTCTATCTCGCAGTCGCCATCAACGCCAACAACTTTAATAG CTCTAACCCTTTCCTGTACGTGTGTCTGAGCGGAGCGATGGATGCCTCAGCCATTCTCCTGGTCACGCCCCTGACGACTCGCCTCGGCAGACGCGTCATCGTGGGCGCCGGACTCTTCGTGGGCGGAATATTCTTTCTTCTCGATCTGCTCGTCCCGATCG ATGAACTATGTGTATGGCCCAGAGCTGTTTCCAACGGAGGCGAGAACTCGTGGCTTTGCTTTCATCAGCCTCATCGGTGGAATGGGGTCTATGATAGCGCCAATCATCACCTACAAGctg GCCCTGCTAACCTGGTGGGCGGCGCCTGTTACCTTCGGCTGTGCAGGGTTACTTGGGAGCCTCACATTGCCTTTGTTACCGGAGACGAGGAACCAGCCTATGCCCGACACGCTGAAGGACGTCGATGA
- the LOC119574516 gene encoding organic cation transporter protein-like isoform X1 codes for MTTDGDDFDALLSILGYGRWQVPGVVVTLLVASQIPAQLVGSPLLCGPVPFRCSRETPEVVTRLNSSTYFSNECFSPTSLPSDAITQPSNSTDLFLSNGTRPQRTGMESCPVIEYDTSIFTSTIISEFHLVCERESLQPLFQMMYTVGIIFGSLFGGYIGDKWGRRRAVQGGVVVYVAVVLAMAFVPSFVFVLVMRVMVGVTHQCMLIPVWSLALESTPTRHRSLVGMLLGLPYSLFVIVLAGVGYFVRTWKYLMLVCCAPALALLPLSFIMDESARWLIQQKRREEARKVLRKAVRQNKAKLPVPLETIIGNLDQVYDSEYLQRECVAEDNQSAARKALKEAWEYLRSPAMRTIILVTPILWFLQSCLYLAVAINANNFNSSNPFLYVCLSGAMDASAILLVTPLTTRLGRRVIVGAGLFVGGIFFLLDLLVPIGYFWAKWILVMAGFLLVAGSFQMNYVYGPELFPTEARTRGFAFISLIGGMGSMIAPIITYKLALLTWWAAPVTFGCAGLLGSLTLPLLPETRNQPMPDTLKDVDDRRLRRKIKSANLGKENQAYENTNDI; via the exons TGGCGTCGCAGATCCCCGCTCAGTTAGTAGGGTCTCCCCTTCTTTGTGGTCCAGTGCCGTTTCGATGTTCTCGTGAAACTCCTGAGGTAGTCACGAGGCTTAATAG CTCAACATACTTCAGCAACGAGTGCTTTTCTCCGACCAGCCTCCCGTCCGACGCCATAACGCAGCCGTCCAATAGCACTGACCTTTTTCTTTCTAATGGGACTCGGCCCCAGAGAACGGGCATGGAGTCGTGTCCAGTGATAGAATATGACACGTCTATATTTACGTCAACTATCATTTCCGAG TTTCACCTGGTGTGCGAGCGAGAGAGCCTGCAGCCGCTCTTCCAGATGATGTATACAGTCGGGATCATATTCGGCAGTCTCTTTGGAGGATATATTGGCGATAA ATGGGGTCGTCGCCGGGCCGTGCAGGGCGGGGTGGTCGTCTATGTGGCGGTCGTTCTCGCGATGGCCTTCGTGCCGTCGTTCGTCTTCGTGTTGGTCATGCGCGTGATGGTTGGCGTCACGCACCAGTGCATGCTGATTCCTGTCTGGAGCCTTG CCCTCGAATCGACCCCCACGCGCCACCGCAGCCTCGTCGGGATGCTCCTCGGCCTCCCATACTCGCTCTTCGTGATAGTGCTGGCGGGCGTCGGGTACTTCGTCCGGACGTGGAAGTACCTCATGCTGGTGTGTTGCGCCCCGGCCCTCGCTCTGCTGCCGCTCtcctt CATAATGGACGAGTCAGCGCGATGGCTAATTCAGCAAAAACGACGAGAAGAGGCCAGGAAGGTGCTGAGGAAAGCAGTGAGGCAGAACAAGGCTAAACTTCCCGTACCTCTAGAAACGATCATTGGGAATTTGGACCAG GTATACGACAGCGAATATTTGCAGCGTGAATGCGTTGCCGAAGACAACCAGTCTGCCGCGAGGAAGGCTCTCAAAGAGGCGTGGGAGTACCTGCGATCCCCCGCCATGAGGACCATCATTCTCGTTACGCCCATTCTTTGGTTTCTCCAGAGCTGCCTCTATCTCGCAGTCGCCATCAACGCCAACAACTTTAATAG CTCTAACCCTTTCCTGTACGTGTGTCTGAGCGGAGCGATGGATGCCTCAGCCATTCTCCTGGTCACGCCCCTGACGACTCGCCTCGGCAGACGCGTCATCGTGGGCGCCGGACTCTTCGTGGGCGGAATATTCTTTCTTCTCGATCTGCTCGTCCCGATCG gcTACTTTTGGGCCAAATGGATCCTGGTCATGGCCGGCTTCCTCCTCGTGGCGGGTTCATTTCAG ATGAACTATGTGTATGGCCCAGAGCTGTTTCCAACGGAGGCGAGAACTCGTGGCTTTGCTTTCATCAGCCTCATCGGTGGAATGGGGTCTATGATAGCGCCAATCATCACCTACAAGctg GCCCTGCTAACCTGGTGGGCGGCGCCTGTTACCTTCGGCTGTGCAGGGTTACTTGGGAGCCTCACATTGCCTTTGTTACCGGAGACGAGGAACCAGCCTATGCCCGACACGCTGAAGGACGTCGATGATAGGAGACTCAGGAGGAAGATAAAGTCAGCGAATTTAGGGAAAGAAAACCAAGCTTATGAGAACACGAATGATATCTGA
- the LOC119574516 gene encoding organic cation transporter protein-like isoform X2 — protein MTTDGDDFDALLSILGYGRWQVPGVVVTLLVASQIPAQLVGSPLLCGPVPFRCSRETPEVVTRLNSSTYFSNECFSPTSLPSDAITQPSNSTDLFLSNGTRPQRTGMESCPVIEYDTSIFTSTIISEFHLVCERESLQPLFQMMYTVGIIFGSLFGGYIGDKWGRRRAVQGGVVVYVAVVLAMAFVPSFVFVLVMRVMVGVTHQCMLIPVWSLALESTPTRHRSLVGMLLGLPYSLFVIVLAGVGYFVRTWKYLMLVCCAPALALLPLSFIMDESARWLIQQKRREEARKVLRKAVRQNKAKLPVPLETIIGNLDQRECVAEDNQSAARKALKEAWEYLRSPAMRTIILVTPILWFLQSCLYLAVAINANNFNSSNPFLYVCLSGAMDASAILLVTPLTTRLGRRVIVGAGLFVGGIFFLLDLLVPIGYFWAKWILVMAGFLLVAGSFQMNYVYGPELFPTEARTRGFAFISLIGGMGSMIAPIITYKLALLTWWAAPVTFGCAGLLGSLTLPLLPETRNQPMPDTLKDVDDRRLRRKIKSANLGKENQAYENTNDI, from the exons TGGCGTCGCAGATCCCCGCTCAGTTAGTAGGGTCTCCCCTTCTTTGTGGTCCAGTGCCGTTTCGATGTTCTCGTGAAACTCCTGAGGTAGTCACGAGGCTTAATAG CTCAACATACTTCAGCAACGAGTGCTTTTCTCCGACCAGCCTCCCGTCCGACGCCATAACGCAGCCGTCCAATAGCACTGACCTTTTTCTTTCTAATGGGACTCGGCCCCAGAGAACGGGCATGGAGTCGTGTCCAGTGATAGAATATGACACGTCTATATTTACGTCAACTATCATTTCCGAG TTTCACCTGGTGTGCGAGCGAGAGAGCCTGCAGCCGCTCTTCCAGATGATGTATACAGTCGGGATCATATTCGGCAGTCTCTTTGGAGGATATATTGGCGATAA ATGGGGTCGTCGCCGGGCCGTGCAGGGCGGGGTGGTCGTCTATGTGGCGGTCGTTCTCGCGATGGCCTTCGTGCCGTCGTTCGTCTTCGTGTTGGTCATGCGCGTGATGGTTGGCGTCACGCACCAGTGCATGCTGATTCCTGTCTGGAGCCTTG CCCTCGAATCGACCCCCACGCGCCACCGCAGCCTCGTCGGGATGCTCCTCGGCCTCCCATACTCGCTCTTCGTGATAGTGCTGGCGGGCGTCGGGTACTTCGTCCGGACGTGGAAGTACCTCATGCTGGTGTGTTGCGCCCCGGCCCTCGCTCTGCTGCCGCTCtcctt CATAATGGACGAGTCAGCGCGATGGCTAATTCAGCAAAAACGACGAGAAGAGGCCAGGAAGGTGCTGAGGAAAGCAGTGAGGCAGAACAAGGCTAAACTTCCCGTACCTCTAGAAACGATCATTGGGAATTTGGACCAG CGTGAATGCGTTGCCGAAGACAACCAGTCTGCCGCGAGGAAGGCTCTCAAAGAGGCGTGGGAGTACCTGCGATCCCCCGCCATGAGGACCATCATTCTCGTTACGCCCATTCTTTGGTTTCTCCAGAGCTGCCTCTATCTCGCAGTCGCCATCAACGCCAACAACTTTAATAG CTCTAACCCTTTCCTGTACGTGTGTCTGAGCGGAGCGATGGATGCCTCAGCCATTCTCCTGGTCACGCCCCTGACGACTCGCCTCGGCAGACGCGTCATCGTGGGCGCCGGACTCTTCGTGGGCGGAATATTCTTTCTTCTCGATCTGCTCGTCCCGATCG gcTACTTTTGGGCCAAATGGATCCTGGTCATGGCCGGCTTCCTCCTCGTGGCGGGTTCATTTCAG ATGAACTATGTGTATGGCCCAGAGCTGTTTCCAACGGAGGCGAGAACTCGTGGCTTTGCTTTCATCAGCCTCATCGGTGGAATGGGGTCTATGATAGCGCCAATCATCACCTACAAGctg GCCCTGCTAACCTGGTGGGCGGCGCCTGTTACCTTCGGCTGTGCAGGGTTACTTGGGAGCCTCACATTGCCTTTGTTACCGGAGACGAGGAACCAGCCTATGCCCGACACGCTGAAGGACGTCGATGATAGGAGACTCAGGAGGAAGATAAAGTCAGCGAATTTAGGGAAAGAAAACCAAGCTTATGAGAACACGAATGATATCTGA